In the Methanosphaera stadtmanae DSM 3091 genome, TTCTTCCTTAAACATGAAACCTGTGGGAGTTGTTTGTGGATTTAATTGTTTATCTAATAATTTTTGATATAATTCATCTTTTTGTTTAAATGCTTCTTGAATTCTCTCTGGAGAATATTTTTCTAAACCCTTAATCATACCAACAATAAGTGGTGCTTGTGCTTCTAGTCCATACTGATTAACAACTAATTTTATTTTATCAATAATTTCAGTACTTCCAGCCATTAATCCACCACGTGGACCTTCCATTAATTTATCAGTACTTGTAACTGATATGTCAGCACCTAAATCTATAGCTGTTGGTTGATTATATACTGCTCTTCTTATTCTTGCACCAGATGCATCATCCACTGCTACAATAACATCTTTTTCTTTTGCCTGTTTAATAACTCTTTTAAAGTCTTCCACACTAATTACTTCTAAATCCATTGTAGTGCCTGTTATAAAAACAAGTGATGTATTATCATCTATTTTAAATTCATCAAGATTAGTGTATTCTTCATAGTCTGCTCCAACAAGTTTAGCAGTACGTGGTATAGATGGATGTGCTGGTTTTTTTGCAAGGAAATGTACAATTTTTGTTCCAGGTTTTACAAG is a window encoding:
- a CDS encoding TIGR03576 family pyridoxal phosphate-dependent enzyme: MSITLNEVKRREKGLKIIKDKIETDGIDSLIDLTGLAGGFDITPEDISLLETYAGPAVYEQKVQKLGIKHLGGEKILPVNRTTSGIVAMIIALVKPGTKIVHFLAKKPAHPSIPRTAKLVGADYEEYTNLDEFKIDDNTSLVFITGTTMDLEVISVEDFKRVIKQAKEKDVIVAVDDASGARIRRAVYNQPTAIDLGADISVTSTDKLMEGPRGGLMAGSTEIIDKIKLVVNQYGLEAQAPLIVGMIKGLEKYSPERIQEAFKQKDELYQKLLDKQLNPQTTPTGFMFKEEEIKAEVEKRGAKVDMDADVIATVYSMLLIDNYNIITIPAVGMPGASKTVRFDWAAKDSDKLTMDELVSAVCDTFDKTVEVCKNNDFESVLYN